The following coding sequences are from one Homalodisca vitripennis isolate AUS2020 chromosome 7, UT_GWSS_2.1, whole genome shotgun sequence window:
- the LOC124367025 gene encoding sporozoite surface protein 2-like, producing the protein MHLLLLLSASLCPALVLARPQGMLQASASAGNPNNGLFASASIPVPSDSDETPETESADATKPVESESADPSQPAGTEPAGAPESVETESTDEASQPVVDSESADPSQPGETESPDVPESVETESTDEASQPVVDSESADPSQPGETESPDVPESVETESADEASQPVVDSESADPSQPGETESPDVPESVETESADEASQPVVDSESADPSQPGETESPDAPELVETESTDDEASQPSETGVVDAPESVETESADTSQLAVTEFTDGSDIGVTESTMPIIVL; encoded by the exons ATGCATCTCTTGCTGCTGCTGTCCGCATCACTATGTCCAGCCCTGGTTTTGGCAAGACCAcag gGTATGCTTCAAGCATCTGCATCAGCTGGAAACCCCAATAATGGACTGTTTGCATCTGCATCAATACCTGTTCCTTCTGATTCTGATGAAACTCCTGAAACTGAATCTGCAGATGCAACTAAACCTGTGGAAAGTGAATCTGCTGATCCATCTCAACCTGCTGGAACTGAACCTGCTGGTGCCCCTGAATCAGTAGAAACTGAATCCACTGATGAAGCCTCTCAACCAGTAGTAGACTCTGAATCTGCTGATCCCTCCCAACCAGGAGAAACTGAATCTCCTGATGTCCCTGAATCAGTAGAAACTGAATCCACTGATGAAGCCTCTCAACCAGTAGTAGACTCTGAATCTGCTGATCCCTCCCAACCAGGAGAAACTGAATCTCCTGATGTCCCTGAATCAGTAGAAACTGAATCCGCTGACGAAGCCTCTCAACCAGTAGTAGACTCTGAATCCGCTGATCCCTCCCAACCAGGAGAAACTGAATCTCCTGATGTCCCTGAATCAGTAGAAACTGAATCCGCTGACGAAGCCTCTCAACCAGTAGTAGACTCTGAATCCGCTGATCCCTCCCAACCAGGAGAAACTGAATCTCCTGATGCCCCTGAATTAGTAGAAACTGAATCCACTGATGACGAAGCCTCTCAACCATCAGAAACTGGAGTTGTTGATGCCCCTGAATCAGTAGAAACTGAATCcgctgatacctctcaactagCAGTAACTGAATTCACAGATGGTTCTGATATTGGTGTAACTGAATCCACGATGCCTATAATAGTGTTGTAA